The Diceros bicornis minor isolate mBicDic1 chromosome 1, mDicBic1.mat.cur, whole genome shotgun sequence sequence CTGAAAAGACCTAGGACAGATGCTCTCCACCTCTGGGCCTACCTGCTGGGGCGTGGCAGACCTCTTGACTGTTTGGTGATAGCACATGCATTTTGAAAAAGGACTTCAAGTCACTGAGGGAAAGCAGTTGCTGTTTGTGCTGCTGCGAGCACTTCCAAAATGGACATCCTGGTTAATAGTAATGATAGCTCACATTCAGAGCACTTATTATGTGTCAAACATGACGTAAACACTTTACTTACAACATCTCACACAATGTTGAAAAACCCAAGAAgcaaatactattattatctccattttacagatgaggaaactgaggctcccagaAATCCAGAAACATGATCAAGGTATAGAGTGGATGGCCAAAGTCAGGTTACGTGGCTCTAGGACTGAGGATTTTGGTCACTACACTATGCTGCttctccctggttcctggcatCTACCACCACCTTCCCTAATTTCCATCCTCCCCGCCTCCTCACCCCCCATCACAAATGTGTTCTCAACCCTCTTGGCTGCTCCCAGTGGCTGGTTATAGCCGAGTAGCCCAAACACCTATGTCATGGGTCCTATTCCTATTTTTAGCCTGCCATGCCCACCTCTCCAAAGACTGTTCTGAGGCATCCTGGGATTGGTGGATGAGCAAAGGGCAGGAGGATGTGTGCATATAGACCTACTTCCCTGATGGCCGTCTAAATGTCCACTTACCCTGCACATCAGTAGAGGGCAGACATGAACTCAGTCACATCCTTGCTTTCCAGGGCAGAATCTGGGGCTAGGTCCAACATGAGAAAGGACCCATTATTGCTCAACTAGTCTTACAGTAGCCTCGAGAAGGGAATGAAATTAGTCAGGGTCAGAGTGCTGGCAAAAAGCAGAACCCTAGTCTAGTTCCTCTCACTGTCCCTGCTTGGTTTCTAGATTCCAGCTCTACACAGGCCCAATTACCTAGGAGTTCCTTCCAGAAGTATCTGTTCATTTGGAATGGCCAAGCCTTTGGCTTAGGTGGCTGAGGACACTGCAACCCTGTAGAGACATCAGAGACACGCCCCAAGTCTCCGTCTCAGCACTTTTATCTTTAACCTCTTCTTGCCTTGGGCCAGTGTTTTATTAGGGGATCCCGAGAGCCTCCTGGGTCACTCTGGCTTTGGCTGATGCTGGCCCAGGAACTTCAGGTGACCTCTAAGCCAGTCGTCCACTCATATTCCCCTTGCAAGGAGCAGCCCTTGCATTTGTTGGTGGTCCCGGCAGACAGTGAGCCCTAGTGAGAGCGCGTCCTGTTGTGGGTCAGCTTCTCCTTTCAGCAGCGCTGCCTCGAGTGTCAGGCTCAGTTATAATAAGAGCTAATGTGGGTGCTAGCATGTCACACCGGTTATGTCATTTAACATTCAACCCTGTAGAGCTAGAGGATATAATACTCACTTCACAGGTGACGAAACAGGCTAGGATGGATTAAGTAATTTGCACAGGGTCACAGAGCCAGTGAGCAATGGAGCTGGGACTTAAAGCCAGATGGTCAGACTCCTgcacttgtgcttctgaccacTCTGCATACTGTCTTCAGATCTAGCCATCGGGAGATGTGGAGGAGGAGCACCCGGCCTCTATATTAGTCTCCTTCCCCACACAGCCCCCAGATCAAGGCTCAAGGGTCCCCCATATCAGCAGTGTGTGATTTCATTATGCCAGCCAGCGGCCCTCATATCTCCTTACATTTATTCTATGTAGTCGTCCCTGCAACAAAGGGTCACACAGATTAGCTGGGTTACCATTACTATAGGCTGGAGCGGTTTGGCGACATTTCCAAAGACCAAACGAAAATGTCCTGTGTGGTTATAGAATTAGCACCATGAGGGCTTGGCTGGTATGAGCTCTCCAAGACCTGGGTAATCAAGCCCAAGGTGAAACACCTACCTCTCATCCCTGCTGCTTCATGGGCGAAGAGCCAGGAAGGCATCTTGGGCACTGGCTGAGGAGATGTGGTGTGGGAGCCCTGCCTGAGAGCCCTAGCGAGTTTCCCCAGCTTCAGCTTGGGTCCTTAGACTGTTTCAGTGTCTGACCACCCTTACAAAAGGTTTTGTAGAATTGTGTGCCTGTATGCGTTTTGCCAGAGGAAAGCATCCTTAGCATTCTTCAGATTCTCAAAACCCAAGTGACCCCTAAATGCTTTTGAACTACTGGATTAGATAATGTAGCAAATCATTTTTTAGTCAAACATTCTCCAAGCTCTAGTGCCGTACTTAGCCAGGTGACTCCCGAAATTATTTTAAACCCCCATAAAGAAGACTCCCTGGAATTAGATTAACTTTGAAAATGGTCAAGGTTATCACAAATCTTTCTATTCCCTCTCAGGTTCTTTGAAATGGTCTTTTCCTAGCTGGGTTTATTGGTCCATTGCTTTCCCACTGTGTTCTCCAGAGCTGGCCTCCTGCCTACTTTGGGAAAAGTGTTGAGCAGCTGCCCCCATCACCTGAACTTCAGGCCCTTCCTTCACCAGATGGTTCTGGTCCAGAAATGGCTCTTGGAAGGGTTTAGACCCAGGGAGGCTCTGAGAGCAAAGGGGAAGACGCCAGGTGGAAAGAACTGCCCCACAGGGAAGGTCTCCACGGAGCTCCCTTACAGGGAATTTTTTCAGATGAGGCAGCAATTCCTCCTGGAGACGGGATCTGGAAACACCTCCCAGAGCAAGTAGCTGATCCTAGGGAAAAAGCTGGAGAGGAGGAAGTATCACTAAAACTgacctggggtggggcagggtgagAGGCACATTGCGCTTGGGTCTCAGCCTGCTCAGGATCGCCCTGCTCTTATCCCCCTTTCCAAAGTGGTCCAACCAATGACCAGAGCATTCTCAGCACTGAGACTAATTCCGTGAGGTTTTATTGTAGACAGGCGGCCCCTGCAGATGTGGGACGCGGCTCCCCGACCACGGGGTGCTGCAGGTAAGACCCTGTGCCTCGAGACTGGCCTCCCCTCCGCCCGTGCCCGCAGAGAAAACTGGGTCCTTGGACCCGGGCGGGACCTATTGAAACTCTGCGTCCCCTCACTTCCCCTGGGGGACACGGCCCCCGAAGGCCATCATTCCAAAGTCCGGCTGAGTTCACGCTCGGATACTAACGGCGTCCTCGGTGCCAGAGTGGGAGAGGCGATAGCAGCCGAGGGAAGACAGCCACGGGGCCAGGGAGTCCGGACAGGGCAGGTCCCAGCTAGTTGCTCTCTCGTCGTGCCTGCCCCTTCCGTGCGCAAAGTAAGGAAGTCAGCAGGTGGCGAGGAAGGCTCCTGTGTCGGGGTGGGCGCGCCGTCTTTCAGGAAGGCTACCCAGCTGGACCCGCTGTCCGGGGGAAGAAAGACTCAGCCAGGGGATTAGAACCTTGGTACCCCGCGGCCACTAGGATCCGGACCCTGTGCAGCCTCCTAACGCCTCCGACTCCTTTTACGTCCAGGTTGCCGCTCGAGGTCAGGAAGGTTCTTTGGGTCAGGGCGCAGTGTTCCCACGGGCCAGCGACCCCCCAGCGTCAGGCCCGCCCTGACCGGCTCGTACCGATTGCTCGTGGCGAGACCGGGACACGGCGCCCGCCGGCCCTGGCTGGCTCCGCCGCTACACTGGCCTCATTTTCCAGGGCGCGCGGGCGTCGCGCAGCGAGCGGTCGTGGGGCAGCGCTGCGAAGGCCGAGTGGCGCAGCTGGCAGCCGATGAAGAGGACGACGAGCGCCACGGAgagcagcaacaggaagaagagcAGCAGGTAGGTGGGCAGGTCGGGCTTCGTGGCCGCGCCGTCCCGCATCCCGCGCGCCGTGGCCAGCTCCAGCGGCAAAGCGCCCTCTGCCTTGACCGTGGCTGCCAGAGCCAGCGCGCCGCCTACCGCCGCCTCGGGGCCGCCCGTGGTGTTGAACACGTCGCCGTACATGGCCCGTGGGTCCGCCGACTCAGCCCGGCCGCCTCACTTCGCCTCGCGCGGACCGGCGCCACCCGGCGCCTCCATGGTGCGCCCCTCCCGCCCTGCTGCGCGCAACCAACTGGGAGTCGGTGCCTTCGGGTCCGCTGGGGCCCAGAGCCCCCGGCCGCGGCCGCTCCCTCGCCTCTGCGCTCAGGTGCCTTCCCCGCGGGGCGGCAGACCCCAGGGCTCGGAGCTGGACGGCCCCGCGCCCGCGACCCCCGGGCCTTCCCTGTTTCTCGCCGTCCCCACCCGCGGTTCGGAGTCACCCGTCTCGCGGTTTTACAGTCGCCCTCTCAGCTCGGACCCCCAGCTCCGGTGAGCTCCGGTCTCCAGGGCGCCTCTGGGCTGCAGCGGCGGCGCGAGGTGCCTGGTGAGTGCGGCTGCAGCTCGGTGTGCAGGCTCAGCGCCCGGGACACTAGTGCACCGAGGGCGGGTGGCGGGGAGTCCTCCGCGTCCTCCGCCGCCGCAGCCGCCGGGCTCCGAGCAGTCCGGCAGCCTTGAGTCCCTGTCAAGATGCTCGGTGTGCGGCAAGCCTGTCCCCACTCGCTTTGGCGGCTGCGCTCCTGCCTTGAGCAGGAGACGGAGATCTGAGGCGGCTCTGAGTGCGCTCAGGTCCTGGGCGGGGGGCGGGACTGGTAGCGGCTGCCCCCGGGGAGCGGCCGCGAACCAATGAGGGCGAGAGAGGACACGGCTGCGACTGCCCCCAGCCCGGCCTCACATCACTCACAGAGAGagggacacacagagagagggagggagaaaaacacAGAGGGTCACAGCAAGACTGGCGGACAAAGAAACGGTTACAGACCTATGAGCAGAGACACGCAAAACAGAGACAGTTGTTGACAGCAAACCGACTCAGAGACAAGGCTCAGCCGGGCAAGGCTTTCATTCTCCTTGACATTCTCCCTCCAGGCATAGCCCGCTTGGTCGGAGCCCCACTGGCTGCTGGGTAGCTCAGGCAGGGCACACTGCCCCCAGGGGAGGCCCAGGGCAAAGGCAGAGGGCTCCTGGACAAGCTGGGACTGGTTCCACCCAGCCAGCTCCTCTCTAGCTGTGCCCTGGGGGCACACGTGCTTCCTCCACCATGAGCTCACTCGCTCAGCTCCCCAGCCTGTTCTGCCCCGACACAGGGGCCGAGAGGAGGACATGATGCTGGCGATGGCTTACCTGCCCTTGGCAGCCCTGGTGAAGGCCTGGTGGCCAGGACAGAGGTGAGCAGTTAGCAGGACTGAGGATGATCTCCTTTTCCAGGAGTCCAAACTCCTCatttcctctgagaagccttctaACCATCCCCCACCCCCGCAAGCCAGACTAGAATAGGAGTCAGTGCGCTGTGCGCTGGCTGCCACAGCCCCTGCACTTCTCAGGAAGTACTGACCTCCTGGACTGTCATTGTCTGGCGAGAAACTGAAGGAGGCATTTGCCCTCAGGGGCCTGCAGCTGCAGAGTCAGGAGTGAATTTGCCTTCTCCCATTTTGCATCCTAGGCACCTCACCCCTCACCCTTGTCCCAGCAATGTTGCCTGGACGCTTGTCTGAGCGTCCCTGAAGGGTCAGCCAAGTCTCTCTCCCCCTTACCTCCTTCTCGAATCAAGGGGTGCAGAACCTGGGAGAGCTTGCTGCGCGCTGGCCAACAGGTGGAAGAAGGACAACCAAGGTGTGCAAGGCCAACCTCAGCCAGAGCTCATTCCCACAACTCCCAACCCAGCACTGGAGAAACACTTCTGCAAGCTCTTTGTCTAACGTTGAAATTGTGGTCCCAAGTCCTGGCCCTACAGAGATTTGACTACTTGCTGAGTGAggtgcagaaatgctccagaggcCCTCTGTAGTGTTTTCCTTAGTCCCATGGATGGGCCTATGGGGGCCTCCCTGGGCTGGAAGGGacctgtgtgtgggggtgtaggGTGGACAGCAGGACCTGGAAAGACTCAGCAGTGCCCCATCTACCCACCTGGTCCCAAGGAGCTGTCCAATGTGCTCCAAGGGTATAGGAGCCCCTTTGCCTGGCTGCTGTgtaggccagcccctcattttccAGAGGGGCAAGGCTTATCTGTGttagcacaggacagccccaccacCTAACAGCGATGCAGCAGCCGTGGAAGTGGGCCGTACAGGCGAGTGGCAGGAGTCCCTTTCTCTGAAGGCCTGGCCTATTTCGGACAGCATTTTACCCAGCCAGCAGGATCCCAGGGGACATTATATGAAACCAGAACAGGCTTTCTCACAGACACATTCAGCCAAGGGGAGGGTCAGCATGTGGATTAGATGGAGGGGATTTTATCCAGGTGAAGCCCCTGCTGTCATTAACTCCCTGggtcctggttttttttttaaggtataacAACATTATGTTTAATTGaatattaaaatttcctttttcattAAAGGTTGTGCCCATCTAAAATATATACAATGAGGAAAACCATCAGACTGTTCTCAGTGTGTAGCTCAGTTTGGGGTTTGGCCTGGAATTTCCTCAGTGTGTTTATATGGGGAGTCACATGGCCCTGCTGACCCTGCTTCCTCTCCGGTCCGCCCATGAGATCACGTAAGACCCCACGTGGTGGCAGGAAGTCTGGACAGCTCAGTTGGGAGGTCCTAAGTGGAATCTGGGGCAGGCATCAGCCTTTTGGGCAATAAAATGAGGGTTTATGGTAAGTGCTTTCTGGTCCTGCTCTGGAAATGTGCTGTGATCATCATTGGAGCAGGGGGAGTCTGCGAAGGGTTTGGTGTGGATGGAGGGCTCCTGCAGCTCCATTGCTCTTGGGAGACAGGGGAGATCTCTGAACCTGGGGTCCCTGGCATGCTCATTCCTTCCTTGGAGCTGCTGCTTTTCATCAGCATATTGCATTTTGCAGAAGTAAGACATGCAAGGTCTTGTAGCCTCTGAATAGTGGCTCTAGGATTTGAACCTGTCAGccaggctccagagtccatgcgcttaaccactaagaccACCTCCAGTGGCAGAGCAGTTCTAGTAGCGGCCATTCGCAGACCTCTTCCATAGGCTGAGCACTGGCTTGGGTTTCAGCATGACCTCTTTCTCCTCACAGCAACCTGTGAGAGAGCTACCACTAGCACCTCCATTTTCCCAAGGAGGAAACTGGAACCCTGAGAAGTGGTGTCacctgccaaggtcacacagctgggtcaTGGTACCAGGGAACCTCAGACTCTGCAGCCTGTGTTTGTCCACTCAGTCTAAAGCTGCTTTCTCTAATGAGAAACTCAGCAGAGAGCATATGGTCAAACCGCCTTTCCTTTGGTAAAGTTGGAGGAGGTATTTTGCCCTTTTTTGGGGGTCCTTTGGTCCCAAAGTGGGGAAAGCACTGTTTCTTTTCCAAAAGATGCTCAGAGCCCCGAGAGGGCAGTCATGTTCCCTGAACCTCCCCAGGCAGGAAATTAAACAAGGCTGATGCTGAGTAAATGCAGAGATGAAGTTTACACAGCTTTTTACACAAACCAGAGCGACCTTCCATTAAGGGAGCTTTGTGTACCCACACATTTAAGTCTCAGAAAAGATTATAAAGAGGTTCTGAGGTTGGCTTTGACAGGCGGAGGTCACAGGACTGGGACCCTGGAGCGACCTCTTCCCCATTACGTGGTCTCTGAGTGACACCCATTCCCTCCCCGCCGGCCTGtctgcagagagacagagagaggcgaGGCAAGGGTGTCTTTCCTGCCACGATAGGGCCATTTGGCAGCTGTTTAATGGAAACTTGGGAGACTGGGACCATTAGGGCCCCAGGATTTCATAAACTATGTCGTGCCGGCCTGTGATGCTTGATGAagctatttctgtttcttttgcacGCTCGGGGAATTATTATTAAACCACTCAGCATCACCAAGAGGCTGGAGTAAAGATCAAGGGTGAAAAGTCGCTGTCTGAGGTTGGGGTTGGTCGCTGCTGGAGTGGGTTTCCCCGTGTCCTGTGCGCATTAGACTGCAGTGGAACCGCCTCCGCTTCCTCTGTGAATGCCGATGGTGCCCTTGCTTGCGGACATTTTTATTTCAACTATCACCCCGgcaatacttttttttctttcacagatgGCTTTGGCAACCACAGTGATTGGTGACATAAGGTTGCATTTTAGAATGACCATTTTAAGAACTAAATAATTGCAAGTAGGCCAAGCCCAGTCTCTGAAGTAAAGTGATCTTCCAAATGGAAATAGGCAGCAGTGGGCTTGGAGAATGGTCAGGCCAGAGCCTTGGGGGTTGAAGTCCAGTTTGTGGAGTGggatcagtggagaaaggataagtgtGAGGGAGAGATGGTTCTGCAAGGAGAACGCTCACAAAAGGACTCCTATCCCAGAAAGGGCATCTCCGCTTCTGTCCTCTAATCCCGTGGGCCTGCTGTCTCTTATAGGATCAGATGGTGGGATGGAGAATCAATGGCGCGATTCACAGGGGCTGGGGCTTTCTGGAAGAGGATGCACACCTGGATATGCAGGCTGTGGGTGTTGGCTCTGACTCTGGTGATGGGATGACTCTGAGTGTGCCATTTTTTGGACAAAGTCTCACTGGTTAGTCCCTCAAAATCTTTCTCTTTGGTCCCAATGACATATGACCTCGCCTGCCTCTCTGGGTCCCTTTAGCTGTGTGGCCTCTAGCCAAGTGGGTCACAGCGACACAAGGCTGGCAGGCTCCCGGGACTGATAGCAGACTGATTGCCACCCCCTGGGCCTGTCACCTCGCCTTCTCTGGGAAGGACAGAGTTttgcatgatggagaagctgcacTGCTGCTGGACCTGACTGGGGGGTGTCAGGGTGGAGTCACTGTGTGCTAAGGAGCAGGTCACTGCTCTGGCCAAGAATGGGAAGTGGCCTGAAGCTGGGATAGAGCCAGCATGTGCCAAAAGGAGCAGGAGGACTTGGACCAGGACTTTTGTTTAAATCAATAGCCAGGCTCAGGGGCACCTGGCATTCTGGCTGGGGTCCTCTGGTTCCTGTCCCTGTACTTCAAGGGAGGGGgtgcctggcctctgaggttgCGCTGTGGGGAGACTGTGAGCCAGAGGGGGTGTCTTGGGCCCAGAAGTGGAGACAGGCAGCAAGACAAGGAAAAGGTATGTTCAGTTAATTAAGAGGCCCCCCTAATCCACGCCATCTGTGGCACCGATGGAGAACTACTTCATGGAAAGGCTTGGGACTTAGTGGTGAGGCCAGGGCCAAAGGATTCGCTCAGGAAGAGCTGGTTCTTTTCTAGGATTGCGTTTCCTGAGATTTGGTGTGCACACTTCAAGTGGGGTGCAGTATTAGTTTAGCTAGCAAGTGGGTACATCATTGAATCACACAGTGCAAAAGTTACTGTCTTGCAATCTCCTTTAATGATTCTGATTATGGCCAGAAGAATAATCTAGTTTGGTCCTGTGTCAGTTCGGGTCCTCTAGACTCTAGAGAGGCAtgtgcaagagatttattggCGGAAATGCCTGTGGTGGATAAAAGGTACGGGAGCTGGAGCAGGCCGGGAGAGCCTTTGTATCACAGTGTGGGTCTGACAcctgtgagaggagagaggaagggaggactgGGTAGGAAGCACTCAACTAAAACGTCCCAGCCAGGTCGGAGGGTTGCCTGTTAGAAGAGTCCCCACCAAGCCGGGTGTGTGCAGCTGGCAGCAGTTTCGAGCTCAGTGGGTGGTCAAGTGTACAGTAATCTTTCCCGGCTGAGGCTGGGCTGGTGATCCTTTGCAGAGGGTTATCGAGGCCTGAAGGAAGGGGACGGTGCCAGGGGTCAAAGTCCCAGCAAGACTCATCTCTGCTCAGAAGCCCTCCCTCCTAGTCCCTTGCCCCGTCTAACCTTTCCTCTCTGGCCTCTCTCCTGGGTAGGGGAGACCCACGCAGTCTCCAGCTGTTTGCAGCTGGTTTGACTGTGTGCCTCAGATTCAGAGTCTTTCACGGGTGCGAGTCACGTCCTTGGGCTTGGGCCTGTGAGTCTGGGCTGAGGTCAGAGTCCAGGGCCTCGGCCAGCCCCCCATCACAGCCAGTGCCTTGTTTGTGTGGTCAGCAGTGTAAGGTCCATGTGTGTCCGGGCTGTGTATCGGGGCTggaccttctctctctccttgcatTGGCATTTCCCCAGGACCTGCTACTGCGCAGGCACGGACCCCACTGCCGGACACCGAGACGACAGCAGCTGCCTGCCCTTCCGTTCGTCTGCAGACCATCCTGAGGGGTAGATCCAGGTTCTGGGAAACCTGGAGCTTGTGCATCTTAGGGGCCCTCTCTGAGAATAACACcataaaattagattttaaagtgaatttttatttagaaggaaaacagaatcaaaataaattacaaattttaaaaaagctgGCAAAGATCCAAAACATGGAGAAGCAATCCAGACTGGCTTCTGGCGCCATATATTTCAAACACCGCTTCCCTTCCATAGTCAAAGTCCCTGCTCCCAAgtgtttagtgatgcttagtacCTGGTCGCCTGCTCTGACACGGGTGAGCGGAGACGGCGGGTGGCGGGAGTGTTCCTGGGAACCGCAGTGGCACTGCGAGCAGTACAGTAACCCTAAGATGCGTCTCCAGCTCAGCCTCCTCGCAGCGGGATCATCCAAATTTCCACGGTCTCTTCAGTGCTGCCCGACCTAAGGAGAAGTGTGGCAGAGAGGAAGTGGAAGATGGTAGTTTTACCTGATAAAATGCcttacttttgcaaattttacaaaaacacaTGACCAGGTGAACAGGAGCTGGGGCTCCGAAGCCTAAGCTCCAGTGACCTCACAGGAAACCCGCGGCCATCGTCCTGGGTGCGTTCCCTTGCCAGAGGGAACCCAGGTTATCTTTGGTCACTGCCTGAGCCAATGACCTACAACGGCTCCATTATTGTTCCTACCCAGAGCCCTGTATGGCTCAAACGAGGGCCTGGCCAGTAGACAGGCACAGTCAGGGGTCTTAATAAGTGAGATGCCTGTCTTGGCTCCAGTGTGTTTGAGATGGGGGAGAGGTCTCTCCTTGCTCGCAGACCCAGACCTGTGAGTCTGAAGGTTCTCAAGAAGAGagaagctgggccggccccgtggcttaccagttgggtgcgcacgctctgctgctggtggcccaggttcagatcctgggcgtgcaccaaggcaccgcttgtccggccatgctgaggccgcgtcccacatacagcaactagaaggatgtgcaactatggcatatagctatctactggggctttggggggaaaaaaaggaggaggattggcaatagatgttagctcagagccggtattcctcagcaaaaagaggaggattagcatggatgttagctcagggctgatcttcctcacgaaaaaaaaaaaaaaagaagagacaaacTGAGACAAGCTGAGGGCTGGTCCTGCTTCCAACTCTGTCAGGGCTGCCTGATGTCTGGGGTGTGGGGAACGTGGGGGCAGGGGGCCTGCCACAAAGGAAGGACTGGGAAGGGCCATCGGGCTCAACCTTCTTAGGGTTCAGGTATGGCTGAACCTACACCTGGGAGGTACAGGGGATGGCCCAGGCCATCTGTAACCCCACCCATGGCTGAGGGCAGCATCAGCTAGACAGACTTGGTCTGAGTCACTAAGAAGCTCCGGGATTGGGGACCTGCAGGAAGGGTGTCACTAGCTCCTGTCACCAGTACATCCTTCTCACCTCCACCTCTAGAGTGAGCACTCCGGGCAGGCTGTGGGAGCTGGGCCAGGTTGAGTTTGAGCTCTGCCCCCCAATTCTGCTCCTGAGCTGAGGTCCTGGGTGGGCAGTTAGAGGCCTGACTTCCATCTCAGGGGTTAGTCCTGGCCCTGCA is a genomic window containing:
- the SMIM32 gene encoding small integral membrane protein 32; this translates as MYGDVFNTTGGPEAAVGGALALAATVKAEGALPLELATARGMRDGAATKPDLPTYLLLFFLLLLSVALVVLFIGCQLRHSAFAALPHDRSLRDARAPWKMRPV